In the genome of Bradyrhizobium sp. CIAT3101, one region contains:
- a CDS encoding M23 family peptidase translates to MPPGGETVGRKAFCFVSLFLASLSLSLATPLAADEFRSPSLTALRVDWRAALDQLRTEINSRPQVAGDFIFVPRRSVPRYDPRATPALVQLNAVSSLFFTGIARSSVPVLLPFDAAAYLEAQRTGAQALPRYQADFSPADMFDAGPAGYSATFSLEPGAGDGMPPRTFAKPVEVQITGSALVYDIADPAGGKGEPVKPLAAIYPDLRKFIREGYVRYAFTRFGAAYVVSIQCLDSVAKPRRLACKEAYPVAERFLKALHVAGGQRTRPLMDVASDLIDRPVARSADFSYRPSGDIIPNTGYRKQGGHPDPMAYAQIRFPLEKAPAFVHSQSYAKRDKDDRPTAYPWRDNFCESRSFEVWQCGGGYGHQGEDIRAADCPSPGDGRDPCDPKQRGVVAVRDATVIRASKDQAATLEVNSRTEHIRFRYMHMNPQALNADGILNGRIVTEGEKIGVISNYLDHPAGTSMHLHFDVQVFTRDGWIWVSPYVTLVSAYERLIRARGREVGPEIASSPQPVAHALPEDVIKPDQREGSSSEEN, encoded by the coding sequence GTGCCGCCGGGGGGCGAGACAGTGGGTAGGAAGGCTTTCTGCTTCGTCTCGCTTTTTCTGGCGTCGCTTTCGCTCTCCTTGGCAACGCCGCTCGCCGCGGACGAATTCCGCAGCCCCTCACTCACAGCCCTGCGCGTCGATTGGCGCGCAGCGCTCGACCAGCTCCGCACCGAGATCAACAGCCGCCCACAGGTCGCAGGTGATTTCATCTTCGTGCCGCGCCGCTCGGTGCCGCGCTACGATCCGCGCGCCACGCCGGCGCTGGTGCAGCTCAACGCGGTCTCCTCGCTGTTCTTCACCGGCATTGCCCGCAGCTCCGTCCCCGTGCTGCTCCCGTTCGATGCCGCCGCCTACCTCGAGGCGCAACGCACCGGCGCACAGGCGCTGCCGCGCTACCAGGCCGACTTCAGCCCCGCCGACATGTTCGACGCCGGTCCCGCCGGCTACAGCGCGACGTTCTCGCTCGAGCCCGGCGCCGGCGACGGCATGCCGCCGCGCACCTTCGCAAAGCCCGTCGAGGTGCAGATCACCGGATCGGCGCTCGTCTATGACATCGCCGATCCTGCCGGCGGCAAGGGCGAGCCGGTCAAGCCGCTGGCGGCAATTTATCCGGACCTGCGCAAATTCATCCGCGAAGGCTATGTGCGCTACGCCTTCACGCGCTTCGGCGCCGCTTATGTGGTGTCGATCCAGTGCCTGGACAGCGTCGCGAAGCCGCGGCGGCTCGCCTGCAAGGAGGCCTATCCCGTTGCCGAGCGCTTCCTGAAGGCATTGCACGTCGCCGGCGGGCAGCGCACGCGGCCACTGATGGACGTTGCTTCCGATCTGATCGATCGCCCGGTCGCACGTTCGGCGGATTTCAGCTATCGGCCGAGCGGCGACATCATCCCGAACACCGGCTACCGCAAGCAGGGCGGCCATCCCGATCCGATGGCCTATGCGCAGATCCGCTTTCCGCTCGAGAAGGCGCCTGCCTTTGTGCATTCGCAGTCCTACGCCAAGCGCGACAAGGACGACCGCCCGACCGCCTATCCGTGGCGCGACAATTTCTGCGAGTCACGCAGCTTCGAAGTCTGGCAGTGCGGCGGCGGCTATGGCCACCAGGGCGAGGACATCCGCGCGGCCGACTGCCCCTCGCCGGGTGACGGCCGCGACCCCTGCGATCCCAAACAGCGCGGCGTCGTTGCCGTTCGCGACGCCACGGTGATCCGTGCCTCCAAGGATCAGGCCGCGACGCTCGAGGTCAACAGCCGCACCGAGCACATCCGCTTCCGCTACATGCACATGAATCCGCAGGCGTTGAACGCCGACGGCATTCTCAACGGCCGCATCGTCACCGAGGGCGAGAAGATCGGCGTGATCTCCAACTACCTTGACCACCCCGCCGGCACGTCGATGCACCTGCATTTCGACGTCCAGGTGTTCACCCGCGACGGCTGGATCTGGGTCAGCCCCTACGTCACGCTGGTTTCGGCCTATGAACGCCTGATCCGCGCCCGCGGCCGCGAGGTCGGGCCGGAGATCGCAAGCTCGCCGCAGCCGGTCGCACACGCGCTGCCCGAGGATGTGATCAAACCCGATCAGCGCGAGGGATCGAGCAGCGAAGAGAATTGA
- a CDS encoding amino acid ABC transporter substrate-binding protein: MRYLTTAAILAVAFAIPVQAEELSGTLKKIKDTGAITLGIRDSAVPFSYIDDKQKIVGYAVDICMKIVDEIKTELKLDKLEVNETIVTSSTRIPLMANGTVDLECGSTTNNADRQKQVWFTNTHFLTASRFVSKKALKLDQVDDLKGKAVVSVSGTTNITQLNKANAARSLGITVMSAKDVPEAFLMVETDRAVAFVMDDIQLAAMIASSKDPSLYAISTGAFSDPEPYGIMLRKDDVPFKAVVDRATAKLYKSPEIEKIYNRWFMESVPPRGLNFHVPMPASLKKSFESPSDNPDPASYGG, from the coding sequence ATGCGTTATCTCACCACGGCGGCTATTCTCGCCGTCGCTTTCGCCATACCGGTTCAAGCGGAAGAATTGAGCGGCACGCTGAAGAAGATCAAGGACACCGGCGCGATCACCCTCGGGATACGCGACAGCGCGGTGCCCTTCAGCTACATCGACGACAAGCAGAAGATCGTCGGCTACGCCGTCGACATCTGCATGAAGATCGTCGACGAGATCAAGACCGAGCTCAAGCTGGACAAGCTCGAGGTCAACGAGACCATCGTCACCTCATCCACCCGCATTCCACTGATGGCGAACGGCACGGTCGATCTCGAGTGCGGCTCGACGACCAACAACGCCGACCGCCAAAAGCAGGTGTGGTTCACCAATACCCATTTTCTCACGGCGAGCCGTTTCGTGTCCAAGAAGGCGCTGAAGCTCGACCAGGTCGATGATCTCAAAGGAAAGGCGGTCGTCTCGGTCTCCGGCACGACCAACATCACCCAGCTCAACAAGGCCAACGCCGCCCGCTCGCTCGGCATCACCGTGATGAGCGCCAAGGACGTCCCAGAGGCCTTCCTGATGGTCGAGACCGACCGCGCCGTGGCCTTCGTCATGGACGACATCCAGCTTGCGGCCATGATCGCCTCGTCAAAGGATCCGTCGCTCTATGCCATCAGCACCGGCGCATTTTCCGATCCGGAGCCCTATGGCATCATGCTCCGCAAGGACGACGTGCCGTTCAAGGCAGTGGTCGATCGGGCCACGGCCAAGCTCTACAAAAGCCCCGAGATCGAGAAGATCTACAACAGGTGGTTCATGGAGTCGGTGCCCCCGCGCGGCCTCAACTTCCATGTCCCGATGCCGGCCTCGCTGAAGAAATCGTTCGAGAGCCCGTCGGACAATCCCGATCCTGCGTCTTACGGGGGCTGA
- a CDS encoding cupin domain-containing protein — translation MTAMNLVTMPRPVPLRSMALAVVGGLVCALAIGKVLPVTMDKVSGALAPLCATAAESSPLDKIEPIGSYALPNVPGKRVTIVRVFYGPGGFSRPHRHAGSVTAYITKGEIRSQLGGGPVETFGVGQSFFEPPGATHLVSANASTTEPAELIAVFVADEGAQLTTFLE, via the coding sequence ATGACTGCAATGAATTTGGTCACCATGCCGCGCCCTGTGCCATTGCGCTCGATGGCGCTGGCCGTCGTCGGCGGCCTCGTCTGCGCGCTTGCGATCGGCAAGGTGCTGCCGGTGACGATGGACAAGGTATCAGGCGCACTGGCGCCGCTCTGCGCCACCGCCGCGGAAAGCTCGCCGCTCGACAAGATCGAGCCGATCGGCTCATACGCATTGCCCAACGTACCGGGTAAGCGCGTCACCATCGTGCGCGTGTTCTACGGTCCGGGCGGGTTTTCGCGGCCGCACCGGCATGCCGGCTCGGTGACGGCCTATATCACCAAGGGCGAGATCCGCTCCCAGCTCGGCGGCGGCCCGGTCGAGACGTTCGGTGTCGGCCAATCCTTCTTCGAGCCGCCGGGCGCGACGCATCTGGTCTCTGCCAACGCCAGCACCACCGAGCCGGCTGAACTGATCGCCGTATTCGTGGCTGACGAGGGCGCGCAGCTGACGACGTTTCTGGAGTAA
- a CDS encoding carboxymuconolactone decarboxylase family protein, whose product MSHARSEYEDFKRIAPDAYDLVLALGKVAAKAGLDKQLLELAKLRASQINGCAFCVQHHILLSERLGIPADKLHLIAVWREAPIYSARERAALAWAEALTLLPDGFGDEVYVEVQREFSETELMYLTSAIASINVWNRFGAAYRWTPTKRPVAANAAAS is encoded by the coding sequence ATGTCACACGCCCGCAGCGAGTACGAGGATTTCAAGAGGATTGCTCCGGACGCATATGATCTGGTGCTGGCGCTGGGCAAGGTTGCGGCCAAGGCCGGCCTCGACAAGCAGCTGCTCGAGCTCGCCAAGCTGCGCGCCTCGCAGATCAATGGTTGCGCGTTCTGTGTGCAGCATCATATCCTACTCTCGGAGCGGCTTGGCATACCCGCGGACAAGCTCCATCTGATCGCGGTCTGGCGCGAGGCACCGATCTACTCGGCGCGAGAGCGTGCGGCATTAGCCTGGGCCGAGGCGTTGACCTTGCTTCCCGACGGCTTCGGCGACGAGGTTTACGTAGAGGTACAGCGTGAATTCTCGGAGACCGAGCTGATGTACCTGACGTCGGCAATCGCCTCGATCAACGTCTGGAACCGATTTGGTGCGGCCTATCGCTGGACGCCAACGAAGCGGCCGGTCGCGGCGAATGCTGCGGCGTCCTGA
- a CDS encoding MarR family transcriptional regulator, with protein MRKSATITKSKPAKGSRQEAAVHVPAPGEGKRGEQGYLGYLLRQAHAAVRLKMERTLADLGVTSPQFAVLTMLNAYPGLSGADVARLTFLTPQTVGVITRNLERDGAILMTPHPVHGRIQQWTLTPRGATLLKACRDRVLELEKRLVTGLDAKAEVTVRRWLAGVAADLQDEA; from the coding sequence ATGCGCAAGTCGGCGACCATCACGAAATCGAAACCGGCGAAGGGATCCAGGCAGGAGGCTGCGGTGCACGTGCCCGCCCCCGGCGAAGGCAAGCGCGGCGAGCAAGGCTATCTCGGCTATCTCTTGCGTCAGGCCCACGCCGCGGTCCGGCTGAAGATGGAACGCACGCTGGCTGATCTCGGCGTGACCTCGCCGCAATTCGCCGTGCTGACCATGCTGAACGCCTATCCCGGACTCTCGGGCGCCGACGTCGCCCGCCTCACCTTCCTGACGCCGCAGACCGTCGGCGTCATCACCCGCAACCTCGAGCGCGACGGCGCGATCCTGATGACGCCGCATCCCGTCCACGGCCGCATTCAGCAATGGACGCTGACGCCGCGTGGCGCGACGCTGCTCAAGGCATGCCGGGACCGTGTGCTCGAACTGGAGAAGCGCCTGGTGACAGGGCTCGACGCCAAGGCTGAAGTCACCGTCCGCCGTTGGCTTGCGGGCGTCGCGGCCGATCTGCAGGACGAGGCCTAG
- a CDS encoding lytic murein transglycosylase codes for MKHADSSAITRRAVLQSTLSTAALLAVPTSVFASPPGFDDWREGFRARAMAKGISAATWQRAMARVEPDMSVFKQMRNQPEFHEQVWQYINRRVSDWRIINGKIALKNNEALLARIERDFGVERGTLLALWGVESAYGDPLVQQNHMTPVFPSLAALAWNEPRRKAYWETELINALRIVDKGWSTPEEMQGSWAGAMGHSQWMPEVWLNVGIDYDGDGKVSPFGKPDDALGSTAKYLVNRGKWHRGEHWGYEVRTSGEMSGSRTYAAWQAAGVTRADGQPFPQPNASAQMWTPVAGGPTFLLGPNFYSVKSYNPSMNYALAICHLGDRCLGAPPFIQPFPGSERVLTLAEVQEMQTRLTKAGFDTGGTDGRVGNDTMKAIKDFQQRAGIAPADGYGGLKVLAKLRQGS; via the coding sequence ATGAAACATGCTGATTCCTCGGCCATCACCCGCCGCGCCGTGCTCCAATCCACGCTGAGCACAGCCGCTCTGCTTGCAGTCCCGACGAGCGTCTTCGCGTCGCCGCCGGGCTTCGATGATTGGCGCGAGGGTTTTCGCGCTCGCGCGATGGCCAAAGGCATTTCAGCCGCGACCTGGCAGCGTGCGATGGCGCGGGTCGAGCCCGACATGAGCGTCTTCAAGCAGATGCGCAACCAGCCCGAATTCCATGAGCAGGTCTGGCAATACATTAACCGCCGCGTCTCGGACTGGCGCATCATCAACGGCAAGATCGCACTCAAGAACAACGAGGCATTGCTTGCGCGGATCGAACGCGATTTCGGCGTCGAGCGCGGCACGCTGCTGGCGCTGTGGGGCGTGGAGTCCGCCTACGGCGATCCGCTGGTGCAGCAGAACCACATGACGCCGGTGTTTCCCTCGCTCGCCGCGCTCGCCTGGAACGAGCCGCGCCGCAAGGCCTATTGGGAGACCGAGCTGATCAATGCGCTGCGCATCGTCGACAAGGGCTGGAGCACGCCCGAGGAGATGCAGGGATCCTGGGCCGGCGCGATGGGCCATTCGCAATGGATGCCGGAGGTCTGGCTCAATGTCGGCATCGACTATGACGGCGACGGCAAGGTCTCCCCGTTCGGCAAGCCTGACGACGCGCTGGGGTCGACGGCAAAGTACCTCGTCAATCGCGGCAAATGGCATCGCGGCGAGCATTGGGGCTACGAGGTGCGCACCTCCGGCGAGATGAGCGGCAGCCGTACCTATGCGGCGTGGCAGGCGGCGGGCGTCACCCGCGCCGACGGCCAGCCATTCCCGCAGCCGAACGCATCAGCGCAGATGTGGACACCGGTCGCGGGCGGGCCGACGTTCCTGCTGGGGCCGAATTTCTATTCGGTGAAGAGCTACAATCCCTCGATGAACTATGCGCTCGCGATCTGCCATCTCGGCGACCGCTGCCTGGGTGCGCCGCCCTTCATTCAGCCCTTCCCCGGCTCCGAGCGCGTGCTCACGCTCGCCGAGGTGCAGGAGATGCAGACGCGGCTGACCAAGGCCGGCTTTGATACCGGCGGCACCGACGGCCGCGTCGGCAACGACACCATGAAGGCGATCAAGGATTTCCAGCAGCGCGCCGGGATCGCGCCCGCCGATGGCTACGGCGGGCTGAAGGTGCTGGCGAAGCTGCGGCAGGGATCGTAG
- a CDS encoding aldolase: MAHSLHASSPAAVRSNRPDLATDAIRTAREDLAACFRMAARNGFEEGICNHFSAVVPGHDDLFLVNPYGYAFRELTASKLLICDFHGHVLDGEGEPEATAFYIHAEMHKRLPRAKVAFHTHMPYATALSMTEGDPLIWAGQTALKFYGRTAVDRDYNGLALDNREGARIASAVGDADIVFMKHHGVMVLAPTIAEAWDDLYYLERAAEVQVLAMSTGRKVLPVDPAIAAATYNQMREGDSESAQLHLAAIRRQLDAEEPQYRH, translated from the coding sequence ATGGCGCATAGCCTTCATGCCTCCTCACCCGCGGCCGTTCGCTCGAACCGGCCGGACCTCGCGACCGATGCGATCCGCACAGCGCGCGAGGATCTCGCCGCCTGCTTCCGAATGGCCGCGCGCAACGGTTTCGAGGAGGGCATCTGCAACCATTTCTCGGCCGTGGTGCCCGGCCATGACGATCTCTTCCTGGTCAATCCGTACGGTTACGCCTTCCGCGAGCTGACGGCGTCGAAGCTTCTGATCTGCGATTTCCACGGCCACGTGCTCGATGGCGAAGGCGAGCCCGAGGCGACCGCGTTCTACATCCACGCCGAGATGCACAAGCGCTTGCCGCGCGCCAAGGTCGCGTTCCACACCCACATGCCCTACGCCACAGCGTTGTCGATGACCGAGGGCGATCCCTTGATCTGGGCGGGGCAAACCGCGCTGAAGTTCTACGGCCGCACGGCGGTCGACCGCGATTACAACGGCCTCGCGCTCGACAACCGCGAAGGCGCGCGCATTGCGTCGGCCGTCGGCGATGCCGACATCGTCTTCATGAAGCATCACGGCGTGATGGTGCTGGCGCCGACGATCGCAGAAGCCTGGGACGATCTCTACTACCTCGAGCGTGCCGCCGAGGTGCAGGTGCTGGCGATGTCGACGGGACGGAAAGTTCTGCCGGTCGATCCCGCGATTGCGGCCGCGACCTACAACCAGATGCGCGAAGGCGATTCCGAATCCGCGCAGCTGCACCTCGCTGCAATCCGGCGCCAGCTCGATGCGGAAGAGCCGCAGTACCGGCACTGA
- a CDS encoding glucose 1-dehydrogenase, translating into MAGQVEGKVALVTGGASGIGEAIVELFAREGATVVITDIDELRGPEFATRVTKAGGKAIFLEQDVTSEERWIEIVAEVAKRYGRLDIMVSNAGIGIAVPSITDMTLSDWRKQNAINLDGVFLSVKHCLPLMRKTGGGSIVMMSSLAGLRGAPGLSAYSLTKGGVRLFAKSIAMECAAAGDGIRVNSVHPGIIDTPIWGKIPTGASGAGQNAPIDPEERAKVATPLARAGQAAEIASGVLYLASDASRYVTGSELVIDGGMNAGGVPRRA; encoded by the coding sequence ATGGCAGGACAGGTTGAGGGCAAGGTCGCACTGGTCACGGGCGGTGCATCCGGCATTGGCGAGGCGATTGTCGAGCTGTTCGCGCGCGAAGGCGCGACTGTTGTCATCACCGACATCGATGAGCTCCGCGGGCCCGAGTTCGCCACGCGAGTGACAAAAGCCGGCGGCAAGGCGATCTTCCTGGAGCAGGATGTCACCAGCGAGGAGCGCTGGATCGAGATCGTCGCCGAGGTCGCGAAGCGCTATGGCCGGCTCGACATCATGGTCTCCAATGCCGGTATCGGCATTGCCGTGCCCTCGATCACCGACATGACGCTCTCGGACTGGCGCAAGCAGAATGCGATCAATCTCGACGGCGTGTTTCTCTCGGTGAAGCATTGTCTGCCCTTGATGCGCAAGACCGGCGGCGGCTCGATTGTCATGATGTCGTCGCTGGCGGGCCTACGCGGCGCGCCGGGCCTCTCGGCCTATTCACTGACCAAGGGCGGCGTACGGCTGTTCGCCAAATCGATCGCGATGGAATGCGCGGCGGCCGGCGATGGCATCCGCGTCAACTCGGTGCATCCCGGCATCATCGACACGCCGATCTGGGGTAAGATTCCGACCGGGGCCTCCGGCGCCGGCCAGAATGCACCGATTGATCCGGAGGAGCGCGCCAAGGTCGCAACCCCGCTTGCCCGTGCAGGCCAGGCCGCGGAGATCGCCTCCGGCGTGCTCTATCTGGCCTCGGATGCCTCGCGTTACGTCACCGGCAGCGAGCTCGTGATCGACGGCGGCATGAACGCCGGCGGCGTGCCACGGCGGGCGTGA
- the recJ gene encoding single-stranded-DNA-specific exonuclease RecJ, with product MTPPATALPVEMPQAFLGVARSLTDKLWRDRLDPRGAAKALAIVQQHQLPELLARVLAGRGVDIDAVADFLDPTIRKLMPDPFTVTEMEAAAKRIADAVAKGEKVAIFGDYDVDGATSAALLAWHLRHCGLDPLIHIPDRIFEGYGPNVDAVRGLAAKGATLLVTVDCGTTSIEPLAEAKRLGMSVVVIDHHQAGTELPEVDALVNPNRLDDLSGLGHLAAVGLVLVTLVAVNRELRQRGFWNAEMPEPDLLGMLHHVALGTVADVAPLIGLNRAFVAKGLIAMRRRDHVGHTALMDVARLNGPPEAWHLGFMLGPRVNAGGRIGRADLGVRLLLEADSVEAARIAAELDRLNSERRVIEQAAEAQAEAEALASIGLEDKLGVIVTASEGWHPGVVGLVASRLKEKFSRPAFAIALEPGGIGTGSGRSIAGVDLGKVVRQAVTDGILLKGGGHAMAAGVTLRKEKLAEFRAYLENALAQDVAEARHVNELYIDGAISARAVTTELATTLNRAGPFGSGNPEAVLALPAHQLVFADEVGQAHLRLRFKSGDGAIVNGIAFRSVGQKLGNALLANRGQQLHVAGSLSVDRYQGAERVQFRVIDVALPDQGPSVIR from the coding sequence ATGACGCCGCCCGCCACCGCCTTGCCCGTTGAAATGCCCCAGGCCTTCCTGGGCGTGGCGCGCTCGCTCACCGACAAGCTCTGGCGCGACCGGCTCGATCCGCGCGGGGCGGCCAAGGCGCTTGCCATCGTGCAGCAGCACCAACTGCCCGAACTGCTGGCCCGGGTGCTGGCCGGCCGCGGTGTCGACATCGACGCGGTCGCCGACTTCCTCGATCCGACCATCCGAAAGCTCATGCCGGACCCGTTCACGGTGACGGAGATGGAAGCCGCCGCGAAGCGGATTGCTGATGCCGTGGCGAAGGGCGAGAAGGTCGCGATCTTCGGCGATTACGACGTCGACGGCGCGACCTCGGCGGCGCTGCTGGCCTGGCACCTGCGCCATTGCGGGCTCGATCCGCTGATCCACATTCCCGACCGCATCTTTGAGGGCTACGGCCCAAACGTCGACGCGGTTCGCGGCCTTGCGGCCAAGGGCGCAACCCTGCTGGTCACCGTCGATTGCGGCACCACCAGCATCGAGCCGCTCGCCGAAGCCAAACGCCTCGGCATGTCCGTCGTCGTGATCGACCACCACCAGGCCGGGACGGAGCTGCCGGAGGTCGACGCCCTGGTCAATCCGAACCGTCTCGACGATCTCTCCGGCCTCGGCCATCTCGCCGCCGTCGGTCTCGTGCTGGTCACGCTGGTCGCCGTCAATCGCGAGCTTCGCCAGCGCGGCTTCTGGAATGCGGAGATGCCCGAGCCCGATCTGCTCGGCATGCTGCACCACGTCGCGCTCGGCACCGTCGCTGACGTGGCGCCACTGATCGGCCTGAACCGCGCCTTCGTCGCCAAGGGACTGATCGCGATGCGGCGGCGCGACCATGTCGGCCATACCGCGCTGATGGACGTGGCGCGGCTGAATGGCCCGCCGGAAGCCTGGCATCTCGGCTTCATGCTGGGCCCACGCGTCAATGCCGGCGGCCGCATCGGCCGCGCTGATCTCGGCGTGCGGCTGTTGCTCGAGGCCGACAGCGTCGAAGCCGCGCGTATCGCGGCCGAACTCGACCGTCTCAACAGCGAGCGCCGCGTCATCGAGCAGGCGGCCGAAGCGCAGGCCGAAGCCGAAGCGCTCGCATCGATCGGGCTCGAGGACAAGCTCGGCGTGATCGTCACCGCGTCCGAAGGCTGGCATCCCGGCGTGGTCGGCCTTGTCGCATCGCGCCTGAAAGAGAAGTTTTCGCGGCCCGCCTTCGCGATTGCCCTCGAACCCGGCGGTATCGGCACCGGCTCGGGCCGCTCGATCGCCGGTGTCGATCTCGGCAAGGTGGTGCGGCAAGCGGTCACTGACGGCATCCTGCTGAAGGGCGGCGGTCACGCGATGGCCGCGGGCGTGACGCTGCGGAAAGAGAAGCTCGCCGAATTCCGCGCCTATCTCGAAAACGCGCTGGCGCAGGACGTCGCCGAGGCGCGCCATGTCAACGAGCTCTATATCGACGGCGCGATCTCGGCGCGCGCAGTGACGACGGAGCTTGCGACCACGCTCAATCGCGCAGGGCCGTTCGGCAGCGGCAATCCGGAAGCCGTGCTGGCGCTGCCGGCGCATCAGCTCGTCTTTGCCGACGAGGTCGGGCAGGCGCATCTGCGTTTACGCTTCAAGTCGGGCGACGGCGCCATCGTCAATGGCATCGCGTTCCGCTCGGTCGGGCAAAAGCTCGGCAACGCACTGCTCGCCAATCGCGGCCAGCAATTGCATGTCGCGGGCTCCTTGTCGGTCGATCGCTATCAGGGCGCCGAGCGCGTGCAGTTTCGCGTCATCGACGTCGCACTACCGGACCAGGGGCCATCCGTGATTAGGTAG